A segment of the Cenarchaeum symbiosum A genome:
TACCGCAGGTTCGGCTTTATAGACGAGCTTGTCCTTGTTGACGGCTTTGGGGAGCTGCTGGGCGACGAGTGCCAGTCCGTCCTGGCCGAGAATGATTCCATACTGATCCCCCACGGCACATTGGTGGCCCAGATGTCGCCCGACCAGATAGAATCGATAGGGGTGCCGGTCTTTGGCAACAAGTGGATCCTCCGGTGGGAATCCGACAGGTCTCTAAAGGAGAGGCTCATGCGCGAGGCGCGCCTCAGAATGCCAAGGAGCATAGATAGCCCCGGCGACATAGACACGCTTGTCATAGTAAAGAGGCAGGGTGCGGCAGGCGGCAAGGGCTACTTTATGGCAAACAGCGAGGAAGAGTATGAATCCAAGAGGCTGTCCTTGATAGAATCCGGGGTGATATCTACCGACGAGGATCTCTACATACAGGAGTATGTGCCGGGCGTGCTCGCATACCTGCAGTTTTTTTATTCTCCGCTAAAGGCGGATATCGAGTTCTTTGGCGCAGACCAGCGGCACGAATCCGACATAGAGGGGCTGGCACGCATACCCGCACCTGTGCAGATGGGCTCCAGCGGGATACCTTCATTCAATGTGATAGGGAACAGCCCGCTTGTGCTCCGTGAATCGCTTTTAGAGGGGGCGTACCGGATGGGCGAGGACTTTGTCGAGGCATCAAGCAGGCTTGTTGCGCCCGGGATGAACGGGCCGTTTTGTATCGAGGGCGTATACGGCGATGACGGGAGGTTCACCTCCTTTGAGTTCTCTGCAAGGATTGTGGCCGGCACCAACATCTACATGAACGGCTCCCCCTACTATGGCCTGCTGTTCGATGAGCCGATCAGCATGGGCAGGCGCATCGCCCGCGAGATAAAATCAGCCATCGCCGAGGAGAGGCTCGACGAGACGGTCACCTGAAGCGAAAACAAACAGTATAAAACCAGATCATGTAGTACATGCACTATGGAGGTGCGTATTCTCTCTGACGGTGGCGTGCAGGTCCTCAAGTACAGGCCCCACCAGTCGAAGCGTCCAAAGAGAGGCCGCTATGCCAGCAGGTATACGGTGGCTGAGCAGAAGTTGGCGGCAATGCAAGACTATGAGAGATGCATCAACATGTGGGCAGGCCTTGCAACGACCGACCGGAACTCGACCCATGTCCTCTACTATGACTGGGAACAGGCAGTGTATGTCGTGATCAGCATCAAAAAACCGATGCTCACGCCCGCCAAGTGGATAGCGGTGGCCTGTTTTAACATGTTCGGGTATCGCTCGGGCAGATCCTGCGAGCATATAACGACCCTGGGAGATCTAATAGACGAGATCGAAGATGCCAACATCACCGGGGGATCACATAACTCGTATCCGGATGATATTGCCCGCCTTGCGGCGCGGCACCTTCTCTATGCCGAGCCCTCCATAATGGAACCAGAATCCGGCCGGACCACTGCCGCATTGGTTGAACTTACATGATTACAGACATGCATAACAATACCGGATCATACCCTTCTGCATGTTGAAGATCTGCTGCGATAAAGTCAGGCATCCGAATTCATGCCGGACATCGGGGGCAGTTTGGTAACATATGTTCATACGCTTTGCCTGACAGTTCAATGAGAGAGTCTTCTATCATCCGTATAAAACTTAATACTGGATACAAATCCAATTCCCTTGGTTCTTCCATAACCGAAACCGAATTCTTACATGTCAACACGATGTGACCAAGATGTGATTTGGATTCAACATAACCACACTCACAATATAGCTTAGGACACAAAAAAATATAGATAAATACACATCTTGCAGAATGATCTAAATTAAATAATACCTTGAGTTTGTATGCTTCATCAGGTTGTGATTGATTATGCTGCATATAGGATTGGACGTATCAGGAAATCAGAACGAGGGTAATTATCTGCATATGGGGATTGTGATCGGAACGGACAGTGGGATAGCTCGGATGATAAAACATCTAAATTACGTGCTGGGATCCGATGAATGGACCAAAACCACTACGGATCGAAGACTCCTTGTCCGAAACATGATATTTGACGAGAAAAACATAATTGCGTTCTGTATCAATTTGTCAATGAATAAGATAATTAGAGATGTAAATAGTTCAATGAGGGGTAGGCACAAGCGTATTTCATCAGATGCCACTTTGAGGGCATATCGTCGTTTGTTATGGAAGACAATCAGGGAAAACATATTAGAATTTGTAAATATGCATAACCATTCATTTGATGATGTTGCTTTTCAGTGTGATTCCGACTGTGTCAAATTTTTGAAAGATAACGGCCTGCACCGAGCAGGCGCTGGCGATGCATATCTTGCTTTCAGATCTCGTGGCGTGGGCAAACAATAATGATCGACATGATCACCCCGGAGTTATTTCTCTGAGCTTGCCTGACACATTTACGAGTAAATTGAAGAAGAATCTAAAAAGGTAGCCGCACCCACACAATGCCCTAGGTTACCAGCACAGCTGACCCTAAGGGTTCGAGCGCGACTGTATATACGGGGTAGATAATAGTATAATAATTTGTCGCTAAGCTAAAAGTAAGGATTCAGGTTCAGGCGTGGCTGAGGAGGCAGGCAGTGGAGGATATGTGCCTGAAAGATGATGCTGATCTCCCACGGAACACTGGCAGCCCAGATGTCGCCCCGGGGGATCTAATAGTCGTGAACAAAGACTCCAACATTCTCGGGGGATTTAATAACTCGTATCCGGGTGACATTGCCCGCCTTGCCGCGCGGTACCTTCTTGACGTCGAGCGCTCCGTGATGGGGCTGGAATCTGGCTGGCCTGTTCCATTGGCAGGGCTCTCATTATGTATCTGTGAGTTTGAAAAGGTAGTCGCACCCACACAATGCCCTAGGTCACCAGCACGGCTGATCCTAAGGGTTCGAGCGCGACTGTATACACATGGGGTATAGTAGTATAATAGTTTGACAGATCCGTCCCTGAGGCCAAAATCTGGGAGATTTGCGCTAGCTGGCTGCCAAAAATCAGTAACTAACACCTGCTGGCAGGCAGCTAAAGTTAACAGAGCCGCGGGGGCAACTGTATAAAACTACATTATGCCGTATACGCACGATGGAGGTGCACATTTTCTATGGAGGGGGCGCGCAGGTCCTCAAGTACAGGCCCCGCCAGTCAAAGCGCCCAAAGAGGGGCCGATATGCCAGCAGGTATACAGTGGCCGAGCAGAAGATGGCGGCCGAGCGGGACTATGAGCGATGCATCAACATGTGGGCAGGCCTCGCGGCTACCGACCGGAACTCTACCCATATTCTCCACTATGACTGGGAGCAGGCAGGGTATGCTGTAATCAGCATCAAAAAACCGGTGATCACGCCCGCCAAGTGGATAGATGTGGCCTGCTTTGACATGTTCGAGTATGGCCCCGGCAGATCCGGCGAGGAGATAACACCCTTGGGGGATCTAATAGACGAGATCGAAGACTCCAACATCACCGGGGGGGGGGGGGCGCAATAACTCGTACCCGGATGACATAGCCCGCCTGGCGGCGCGGCACCTTCTAGATGCCGAGCCCTCCGTGATGGGGCCGGAATCTGATGGGCCTGTTCCATTGGAAGGGCTACCATGATGCATCTGTGAGTTTGAAAAGACAGCCGCCCCCACACAATGCCCTAGGTTACCAGCACAGCTGACCCTAAGGGTTCGGGCGCGACTGTATACACTGGGATCATTCCAGTATAATAATTTGCTGCTCCTAGTGCATAATCCCGGCCCCAGTGGATCTGTGCGGCCAGGCTATCTGTGCGGCAGGGATCTACGCTTCGATTAAAATACATCGTGATACTATAACCTGCATGGATAGGTGTGCCGTGATAGTGCACGGCGGGGCGGCAAACCAGGGCCCCGGCGACTGGTTCAAGAAGGGCTACATACGCGACGTGGCAAAGTCTGCATGGGAGAAGATAGGTAAAGGCGCGGCAGCAATCGAGGTGGCCGAGCAGGCCGTAATAGACCTCGAGGACAGCCGCCTGTTCAACGCGGGAATGGGCTCGTACGCAACAAAGGAGAACACGCTGGAGATGGACGCGGGCATAATGGACGGCCGCACTCTCGCATGCGGCGGGGTGGGGGCGATAAGCGACGTAAAGAACCCTGTTGCGGTGGCCTCCAAGGTGATGAGCCTGTCGGACCACTCGGTGATAGTGGGCCCGGGCGCGCTCAGCTTTGCACTCTCCCACGGGATGGAAAAGTACACAATGGAGCTCCGGGAGAACATGGATCACGAAAAACTCGGCACGGTGGGCGCTGCCATACTGGATACCCACGGCGACATGGCCGCGGCTGTCTCAACTGGAGGAACGGGCACTATGCCCAGCGGCAGGGTTGGGGCATCCGCAATAGCCGGATCCGGATATTACGCAAAGAACGGGGCCGGCGCCGCGGCTACAACCGGGAACGGCGACACCCTGCTGATGTCCGGTACGGCGCGCAGATGCTGCGAGCTCATGGAGAAAAAAAGCGCCGCACAGGCCGCCTCGGATTTATCAGTAAAGGAGCTGGGCGCACTCCCCGGCGGCATGGGCGGTATAATATCGGTCGATGCAAACGGGGAAATAGGATTTTCATTCAATACCACATCAATGACATACGCATGCATAAACGACAGGATGGATGAGATATGGGTCTCGCTATGATGCCTAGATACATGAAAGGGCGCCTGGCACACCTCTGGTATGCTAGGGCATGGAAGATGGCATGCAACCGGCCTGGCCCCCAAACCCGGAATCAGTGCCCGGGCGATGCCCTAGGGACCTCCACGTCGGGAGCCCGCCGGCTGCCTGCCGTCATGCTATGCCGCCCGGGGCACAGCAGTGCCTGGTCTCTTGGGGTAACGCCGGGGATCCTTCAAACCGGCCACCTGCGGCTGCCCGCGATGCCCGAATCTGCCCCTGACCAAAGCGTATATATGGTATAGTACGGTACGATACAGCATGAATATTGAAAACTTCGATCTCTCGGATCTCGAAGGCGTAGGACCTGTCACCAAGAAGAAACTAGAGGACTCTGGAGTTCACTCCATGATGGACCTCGTGGTGCGCGGGCCCGTTGAGCTGGGCGAGATATCGAGCATGAGTTCAGAGATATGCGAAAAGATAGTGACGATCGCAAGAAAGAGGCTCGCTGAAACGGGCGCGATCACAAAGGACTTTGCCTCAGGCTCAGAGATCTACAAGCGGAGACAGAGCATCGGAATGATCACCACCGGCACGGACGCACTAGACGCGCTCCTGGGCGGCGGCATCGAGACGCAGGCAATAACGGAAGTCTTTGGAGAGTTCGGTTCAGGCAAGACGCAGTTCTGTCACACCATGTGTGTGACTACCCAAAAGCCCAAGGAAGAGGGCGGACTGGGCGGAGGCGTCATGTACATCGACACCGAGGGCACATTCAGGCCAGAGAGGGTAGTGACGATCGCCAAGGCTAACAACATGGATCCAGCAAAGCTGCTCGACGGCATCATAGTTGCCAGGGCATACAACAGCTCCCACCAGGTACTGATACTCGAAGAGGCCGGAAAGACAATCCAAGAGGAGAACATAAAACTGATAATCTCCGATTCCACCACCGGCCTGTTCAGATCAGAGTATCTGGGCAGGGGGACGCTGGCAAGCAGGCAGCAGAAGCTCGGGCGGTACATCCGGCTCCTCGCCAGGATTGCAGAGACGTACAACTGTGCTGTTCTCGCGACCAACCAGGTATCATCCAGCCCCGACTCGTTCTTTGGGGACCCCACGCGGCCGGTAGGCGGCAACGTGGTGGGCCACGCGAGCACGTACCGGATATACTTCAGGAAGGGCGGCAAGAACAAGCGCGTAGCCAAGATCATCGACAGCCCGCACCATCCGGCAAGCGAGGCGGTCTTTGAGCTCGGCGAGCGCGGAGTGCAGGACACCGAGGAACACCTCAAGCAGCTTGACAAGGAGGCAAAAAAGGCCGAGAAAGAGGCCGCCAAGCCTGTCAAGAAGTCAAAGGCAAAGGCCAAGGCTGACGGCCCCGAGGGTGTAGACGCCACGCCGGCGATCGAGCCCGAGGGTATCGACACTGCGGCTGCCGAGCCGGAGGATATTGGTACAATTGTATCCGAATCTGCGGATGCAGGCGAGCCTGCAGATCCCGAACTAGAATAGATTTTCACACGCCCCATTGGGGCAGTTTTTTTTACTTTTTTACAAGCATGAGGGTGCGGCGCCCTAGAGCATTACCTGGGGCCGCTTGGACAGATAGAACGGCGAGTTGAGCCCTGCCGACGGCTTTCCGGCAGTCTGCTCCCTGACCGCCTCGACCAGGTCGTCGAGGCCCATCTCGGTGCTCTTGCCTGTGCGCCTGTCCCGGACGCTCAGCCTGCCCGATGCTGCCTCTTTCTCGCCCACCACCAGGATGTACCTTACCCACTCTTTTTCGGCCTCGCGTATGCGCTTTCCCATGCTTTCGTTTCTGTCGTCCACGTCCGCCCTTATGCCGTGCCCCGCCATCTCCTTTGCCAGCTCGGTTGCATTTCTGACCAGCTCCTCGCCGACGGGTATTATCCGGGCCTGCACGGGGCTCAGCCACAGCGGGAGCTCGGGCTTTGTGCCGCGGGCGGAATCTGCCGCGGCCTTTTCAAGCAGGGTGTATATGACGCGCTCGATGGCACCGCTTGGCGAGTTGTGCAGTATCACTGGATGCTGGCGCCCGTTGTTCTCGTCGACAAACTCTATCCCGTATCTCTTTCCGTTCTCGACGTCAATCTGGTCGGTGGAGAGCGCAGAGGCCTTGCCCGCGCCGTCGATATAGTTGAACTCCCACTTTAAGACAAAGTAAAAGAACCGCTCCTTCCACATCTCGACGAGAACGGGCCTGCCGTGCCTCCGGACCATCTCCCTTACCGCCCCGCCGTTTTCTGC
Coding sequences within it:
- a CDS encoding L-asparaginase (COG1446), whose protein sequence is MDRCAVIVHGGAANQGPGDWFKKGYIRDVAKSAWEKIGKGAAAIEVAEQAVIDLEDSRLFNAGMGSYATKENTLEMDAGIMDGRTLACGGVGAISDVKNPVAVASKVMSLSDHSVIVGPGALSFALSHGMEKYTMELRENMDHEKLGTVGAAILDTHGDMAAAVSTGGTGTMPSGRVGASAIAGSGYYAKNGAGAAATTGNGDTLLMSGTARRCCELMEKKSAAQAASDLSVKELGALPGGMGGIISVDANGEIGFSFNTTSMTYACINDRMDEIWVSL
- a CDS encoding ATP-utilizing enzyme of ATP-grasp superfamily (COG1759), which translates into the protein MKSVSTLGSHCSLQLLKGAKDEGFRTLLVCERRRERFYRRFGFIDELVLVDGFGELLGDECQSVLAENDSILIPHGTLVAQMSPDQIESIGVPVFGNKWILRWESDRSLKERLMREARLRMPRSIDSPGDIDTLVIVKRQGAAGGKGYFMANSEEEYESKRLSLIESGVISTDEDLYIQEYVPGVLAYLQFFYSPLKADIEFFGADQRHESDIEGLARIPAPVQMGSSGIPSFNVIGNSPLVLRESLLEGAYRMGEDFVEASSRLVAPGMNGPFCIEGVYGDDGRFTSFEFSARIVAGTNIYMNGSPYYGLLFDEPISMGRRIAREIKSAIAEERLDETVT
- a CDS encoding RecA/RadA recombinase (COG0468), encoding MNIENFDLSDLEGVGPVTKKKLEDSGVHSMMDLVVRGPVELGEISSMSSEICEKIVTIARKRLAETGAITKDFASGSEIYKRRQSIGMITTGTDALDALLGGGIETQAITEVFGEFGSGKTQFCHTMCVTTQKPKEEGGLGGGVMYIDTEGTFRPERVVTIAKANNMDPAKLLDGIIVARAYNSSHQVLILEEAGKTIQEENIKLIISDSTTGLFRSEYLGRGTLASRQQKLGRYIRLLARIAETYNCAVLATNQVSSSPDSFFGDPTRPVGGNVVGHASTYRIYFRKGGKNKRVAKIIDSPHHPASEAVFELGERGVQDTEEHLKQLDKEAKKAEKEAAKPVKKSKAKAKADGPEGVDATPAIEPEGIDTAAAEPEDIGTIVSESADAGEPADPELE